One Setaria viridis chromosome 5, Setaria_viridis_v4.0, whole genome shotgun sequence genomic region harbors:
- the LOC117857611 gene encoding FCS-Like Zinc finger 10, which yields MATDSSALQASPESIAQKMGFFKVPDILIKLSTSLSELDVVRSPTSPLDLKFFTGLGTKSPRSSSLDACQNQKILLGDRVGLGLVDSLADENPTPLGSRKVLLGSEMRITDNPSLKNSSTAPVQAGEVEQKNDNMSDGLEGSIMSLDDIVNSEDYTCVVSRGPNPKTTHIFGDRVFELQVEHLMPAESKDEENMSPLAKEGAMSFCRFCSEKLKEGKDIYIYQGDKAFCSSECRENFMEDEMEEYHPAPPSSSPLDNGPIFQLIR from the exons ATGGCAACTGACTCCTCGGCCCTGCAAGCTTCCCCTGAGTCGATTGCGCAAAAGATGGGATTCTTCAAGGTCCCTGACATTCTTATCAAACTGAGCACCAGTTTGAGCGAATTGGATGTGGTCCGCAGTCCAACATCGCCTTTAGACCTCAAGTTCTTCACAGGCCTTGGTACCAAATCACCCAGATCATCTTCCCTTGATGCCTGCCAGAACCAGAAGATCTTGCTTGGTGACAGGGTTGGGCTTGGACTTGTGGATTCCCTCGCTGATGAGAATCCCACTCCCCTGGGCAGTAGGAAGGTCCTTCTTGGATCTGAAATGAGGATTACTGATAATCCATCCCTCAAGAACAGCTCCACTGCTCCTGTTCAAGCTGGGGAGGTTGAGCAGAAGAATGATAATATGTCTGATGGACTCGAGGGTAGTATCATGTCCCTTGATGACATTGTCAATTCAGAGGACTACACCTGTGTTGTCTCCCGTGGCCCTAACCCTAAAACTACCCACATTTTTGGAGATCGTGTTTTTGAGCTTCAAGTTGAGCACCTGATGCCTGCTGAGAGTAAGGATGAGGAGAACATGTCTCCTCTTGCGAAAGAGGGTGCCATGAGCTTCTGTAGATTTTGCAGTGAGAAGCTCAAAGAAGGGAAAGACATCTACATCTATCA GGGTGACAAAGCCTTTTGCAGCTCAGAGTGCAGGGAGAATttcatggaagatgagatggaAGAATACCATCCTGCACCTCCAAGCAGCTCACCCTTGGACAATGGTCCTATTTTCCAACTGATCCGTTGA